The following are encoded in a window of Gloeocapsa sp. DLM2.Bin57 genomic DNA:
- a CDS encoding inositol monophosphatase family protein: MTPIHSTAREILDCLYPVLRLAADYAIAIQDRINPLPEKSEYGDNFYATALTDADLTIQTTIELALLARFPQVRFFGEEYQSSYNTKYFRGIDLVKDELLITLDPIDGTRAYLDKLSAFAIILTIIQGDHYEAVLIIKPRQKYYLLALKNQGAYYGDLSQDKLNFAQPLKLAPLQSRLLYLSFGLANLREKFAENFQVWCSATDYAPPQNPPEYLDLIKGNLAGVILEKGNLIDNAAIAFVAKEAGAIVTFWNGEDFQPFSEIESWKIPGIIIAHNQQIRELILAKVI; the protein is encoded by the coding sequence ATGACACCTATTCACAGTACTGCTCGGGAAATTTTAGATTGTCTGTACCCTGTTTTAAGATTAGCTGCAGACTATGCGATCGCTATTCAAGATCGCATTAATCCTCTACCAGAAAAATCAGAATATGGGGATAACTTCTACGCTACTGCTTTAACCGATGCTGATTTAACCATTCAAACAACGATAGAATTAGCACTCTTAGCTAGATTCCCCCAAGTACGTTTTTTCGGTGAAGAATATCAAAGCTCTTATAATACTAAATATTTTCGCGGTATCGATTTAGTTAAAGATGAATTATTGATTACACTAGATCCCATCGATGGTACTAGAGCCTATCTAGATAAACTCTCTGCTTTTGCAATTATCTTAACAATTATTCAAGGAGATCATTACGAAGCAGTATTAATTATTAAACCTAGACAAAAATACTATCTTTTAGCACTCAAAAACCAAGGAGCTTATTACGGGGATTTAAGCCAAGATAAACTAAACTTCGCTCAACCTTTAAAATTAGCTCCACTTCAATCTCGATTGCTTTATCTAAGTTTTGGCTTAGCTAACTTGAGAGAGAAGTTCGCTGAAAATTTTCAGGTTTGGTGTAGCGCTACAGATTATGCTCCTCCTCAAAATCCCCCCGAATATCTAGATTTAATTAAAGGAAATCTCGCGGGAGTAATTCTCGAAAAAGGAAACTTAATCGATAATGCAGCTATTGCTTTCGTCGCTAAAGAAGCAGGAGCGATCGTTACTTTTTGGAATGGTGAAGACTTCCAACCTTTCTCGGAGATAGAGTCTTGGAAAATTCCTGGAATTATTATTGCTCATAATCAACAAATCAGGGAATTAATCTTAGCCAAAGTTATTTAG
- a CDS encoding DUF433 domain-containing protein: protein MLKNLVDIGNLITSSPEIQHGSPIIAGTGTSVKRIVALYKQGYSPDEIKADKEYLTLAQIYAALAYYYTNQQAIEEELAQDALDYERLSAQVLTN from the coding sequence ATGTTAAAAAATTTGGTTGATATAGGTAACTTAATTACTTCTTCTCCTGAGATTCAACATGGCAGTCCGATTATTGCAGGGACAGGAACTTCTGTAAAACGGATTGTTGCTCTCTATAAACAAGGATATAGTCCAGATGAGATTAAAGCTGACAAAGAATATTTGACTTTAGCTCAAATTTATGCAGCACTTGCCTATTACTATACTAATCAGCAAGCTATTGAGGAAGAATTAGCTCAAGACGCTCTTGATTACGAGAGATTATCGGCTCAGGTATTAACAAACTAA
- the argB gene encoding acetylglutamate kinase, with protein sequence MVNQVENSQETDATRVKILSEALPYIQKFKGRTIVVKYGGAAMKDSSLKDSVIRDIVFLSCVGLRPIIVHGGGPEINTWLDKLGIEPQFKDGLRVTDAATMDVVEMVLVGRVNKELVSLINCAGGRAVGICGKDGNLITARHVGKDGVGFVGEVSNIDTKLVESLVESGYVPVISSVAADEEGQAHNINADTVAGEIAAALQAEKMILLTDTPGILEDYHDPSTLLPKLDIQQARDLINQGIVSGGMIPKVNCCVRSLAQGVRAAHIIDGRLAHALLLEIFTDRGIGSMIVGSMDY encoded by the coding sequence ATGGTCAATCAAGTCGAAAATAGCCAAGAAACAGACGCAACTAGAGTAAAAATCCTTAGTGAAGCTTTACCTTACATCCAAAAATTCAAAGGACGCACGATAGTAGTAAAATACGGTGGTGCAGCGATGAAAGATAGTAGTCTCAAAGACTCAGTCATTCGAGATATCGTCTTTTTATCCTGTGTTGGGTTACGCCCAATTATTGTACATGGGGGAGGACCTGAAATTAATACTTGGTTAGATAAATTAGGTATTGAACCCCAATTCAAAGATGGTCTCAGAGTCACCGACGCAGCGACTATGGACGTGGTAGAGATGGTTTTGGTTGGTCGCGTCAATAAAGAGTTAGTATCCCTAATTAATTGCGCAGGGGGTCGCGCAGTGGGTATTTGTGGTAAAGATGGTAACCTGATTACAGCTCGTCACGTTGGTAAAGATGGTGTGGGATTCGTCGGAGAAGTTAGCAATATAGATACAAAATTGGTAGAATCTTTAGTAGAAAGTGGTTATGTGCCCGTGATTTCTAGTGTCGCAGCTGATGAAGAAGGACAAGCTCATAATATTAACGCAGATACAGTCGCCGGAGAAATAGCCGCAGCATTACAAGCAGAAAAAATGATTCTTTTGACTGATACACCAGGTATCCTAGAGGATTATCATGACCCTTCTACTTTATTACCTAAATTAGATATTCAACAAGCTAGAGATTTAATCAATCAAGGTATCGTCAGTGGGGGTATGATTCCTAAAGTCAATTGTTGTGTGCGATCGCTCGCTCAAGGAGTACGCGCAGCTCATATTATTGATGGACGTTTAGCCCACGCTTTACTCTTAGAAATCTTTACCGATCGCGGTATAGGTAGTATGATAGTTGGCTCAATGGATTACTAA